Below is a genomic region from Etheostoma spectabile isolate EspeVRDwgs_2016 unplaced genomic scaffold, UIUC_Espe_1.0 scaffold302, whole genome shotgun sequence.
TGCTAGCACTGAACACGGTCTCCGTCGTGTGGGTTGTTGTGTCTGTTTCCAGAGCTGGAGGAAGCACTGGGCCTGACGTCGCACCACGCACTGAGTGTTGAGGATGAGAGTAGTAAAAGAAAGGTAGGTGTGACTCCGCTTCCTAAATATGATCCTCTCCAAAGCatctgagaaaatgaaataaacccTGGATAGTTTCACCAAAGCTGTGAACTACTTAAAATCCTAACTAACTAGTGTTTGGAACAGACAACCGCAACATGTCAAAATTGTCTTGAATTTCCAACCTCATTGATTTCCAACCTCAACTACATCTCTTCATGGTTTTTATCTCCAGCTGCCAACTGATGACCATGGACAGGCGTATCACAGCGGGTTAGCACGCCGCAGAGGGAGCAGTCAAGGAGTCCCTCAACGACCCAAACGCCTCAAGACATAACGCTGGCCCCAGAGGCCGAGCCGCGACGGGATTTTATCTTTTAACTGGGAtcaaacaatgtaaaatgtagAGGTAAGGTCATCTTCATTATCTCCGAGGAGGGGCACTTTGTTGCAAAGCCAGCAGTATTGCCATCAACTGGCACACTTAATGTCATCAAAACACTGGGGCAACCACTTTAAATCTCGCATTCTCTACTTCATTGTCATTATTAAAATGATTACTGCTCATATGTATCCTACAGTATGTCACGCATCTTTTGAGGACtttgaaaagcgctatataaatctAAAGTATTAGGTGCCTTTGGATGTAatctaatgaaaaatgttttttgtaattatttaataatcCCAATAATATACAGTTTTATTTGAGATTTGAGTCTTCTCAGgaattttttaatgttaagcTTAGGAATCCCGCCACTTGTTCATCATAACATGTATATTGTGGTTTTATCCCCTTATTGTGTGAGCTACACAACTTGTATactctttattttaatttttgtcaaCATTCACTTTATCACAATTTCAGGGAATTTTAATGTTACTAAACCCAAAGGGGttttattaaaacatgtaatgatGTCTTAATGGTGACTTGTGCATTAAAATGCAGCGTTCGCTGGTTAATATAATTACTCTATGTACAGGTATGAAATACCTTTTATAGACTAATGTTGTGGTGATCAATctgtattaaataaaatactttgttGATCAATGGGTAAAACTGAGCTTTCTATGAGGGTTGGATTGAATATGCAGGACAGGAAAGTGAGAACCAGGATATCTGGTTCCACTCGGCCTCAAACAAACATGGACACTGTTTGACAAGTCTGCAATTATTTACCAATGTTCCCTGTCTTAACACAGACGGGATACGATTCCCAAACACTTCTTGGTTGCGTGTTGGCGTCAAAGAGAGGCTCCTCCTTTAGTGAGTGATGTCCCTGGAGGTGTAGAGTTGACTAAAGTCCCAGGTCCCTCTCCGTAACGTGGAGATAAGCAGACAGACGGCAAGTCAATAGACAGCGGGACGATGTCTCGTTTAGTAATGAGTTACAGAAATGctaatgtgtgttgtcctttataaaataaaaagtaaaagtaaagtgggacttttttttgctttggcaTAGCTTTAAGTAATGAGTGGTAGTATACCAAGggcattattattaatattaataacttCACTGATGTGACTCAGGGTTGAAGGTTCAGCACTTTATCACTGCTTTCCAGGTGGTCATGGGAGTCCTCAACTTTTATTACATCTAATATATAGATCTATTGAATTTTCCTTCCTGATAGCATTGGGAATGATTTACTCTGTTTCTGCCATATTTATGCATCTGTGTAGCgttcaatgtacagtatttggaCTCGGGGAACTACAGCTGTGACCGTCATGTCCCCTGACTGCACAGGTATGCTCCGTTTCACATCATTATAAGCTCGGGGGTTTCCTTCtgaatgtcttttatttttattttatttgattatgTTTGGTCTTCATCAGTGGGGTGGCCTCCTCAAACGTAATGAGTCTTGCTCTCGAGTTTACAGTGCTACTCAGAAGTTCAGGATCCCATGCTCGAGTTGACTAAAAGGAAGTGTTAAAAAGCATCTTTtgtctaattaaaaaaaaaagaggaaaaatccaacctctaaaggacactaattttctttgtaaatgaataacGTATCTTCCTTAAAAGGGGGCATatgtatacacccccctatgttaatccagggggcataagtatacaccccctagttaaaatacagggctaagtatacacccccctatgttaaaatacagggacataagtatacacccctatgtaaaatacggggccataagtatacacccccctatgttaaaatacaggggcaataagttacacccccctatgttaaaatacaggggcatatagtatacacccccctatggtaaaatacaggggcatagtatacaccccccttgttaaatacaggggcatatgtataaccccctatgttaaatacagggacataagttacaccccctatgttaaaatacaggggcataagtatacaccccctatgtaaaatacaggggcataagtatacaccccctatgttaaaatacaggggcataagttacaccccctatgttaaaatacggggcataaTATAacaacccccctatgttaaatacagggctaAGTCCACCCCCTATGGTAAacaggggtataagtatacacccccctgttAAATACGGGGCATGTATACCCCccttgtaaaatacaggggcatatgTATACACCCCctctgttaaaatacaggggcatatgtatacacccccctatgttaaaaatacagggacatgtatacaccccctatgtaaaatacagggacatagtatcacccccctatgttaaatacagggacataagtatacacccccctatgttaaaatacagggacataatacacccccctatgttaaaatacagggataagtatcaccccctatgttaaaatacagacataagtatacacccccctatgttaaaatacagggacataagtattcacccctatgttaaaatacagggacataagtaacaccccctgttaaatacagggcataagtatacacccccctatgttaaatacaggggcatatgtatacacccccctatgttaaaatacaggggcatatgtatacacccccctatgttaaaaatacagggactaagtatacaccccctatgttaaatacaggggcataagtatcacccccatgttaaaacaggggctaagtatacaccccctatgttaaaatacaggggcataagtatactcccccctatgttaaaatacggggcataagtatacacccctatgttaaaaacagggggcataagtatcccccccttttaaatacaggggcatatatacacccccctatgttaaaatacaggggcaataaagtatacacccccctatgttaaaatacaggggcatatgtatacacccccctatgttaaatacaggggcataagtatacacccccctatgttaaaatacaggggctaagtatcacacccccctatgttaaaatacagggggcataagtatacacccccctatgtaaaatacggGGGctaatatacacccccctatgtaaaatacaggggcataagtattccccccctatgttaaaatcagggCTAAGTAtaaccccccctatgttaaaaaacagggggcataaatatacacccccctatgttaaaatagcagggcataagataaaaaaaaaaatattcacccccctatgtttacCCAGGGGCATAgtatcacccccctatgttaaaagacaggggcataagtattcacccccctatgttaaaatacagggggcataagtatacaccagattggcatggggtactttccataaaatcctcCCTCAAtccaaatcaaaccagctgttagTCTGAACTAAAATATTACATGTTACATTACATAATTTcactgacgcttttatccaaagcgacttacgaCTACTATGTCTGTCAGCAATTTCCACGCAAACGCAGACTGTCCTGCGGACTCGGGGTGCACCAGGGTCAGCTCGAACCATACGTCGACATCTGAATGAGACGAAGTGCTGTGGCAGGAGACCGAGGAGAACCCCCCCTTCTGACACAGTGGCAGAAAAAAGCCAGACTGCAGTTTGCAAAAAATGCAACTGAGTAAGTAAGCAAGCAAGTCTCAATCCTTCtttgtggaccgatgagacgaAGGTAGAGCTTTTTGGCAAAGCACGTCATGTACACGTACAAAGAAAAGAACCCAGTACCTACAGTCAAACATGGTGGAGGTTCAAGGAGGTTTTGCTGCCTCTGGCACTGGGGGCATTGACTGTGTGCAAGGAATCATGAACTCTGGAGACCATCAAAAGATTTTGGCCCATAATGCAGGGCCTAGTGTCAGAAAGCTGGGTCTGCGTCAGAGGTCATGGGTGTTTCAGCAGGACAAGGACTCGAAAACCCCAACCAATTACCTACGGTCAACAGATGGTGTTTTCAGCGTACTCGGCGTCTCACCCTGTGTGTAATGGGgtgtactacacacacactgctgaacCAACAGTAACAGCTATGCAGACAGGGTGGGTTTTGATTTTAGGTCAAATCATTGCAGACTAGAAACCGCCAGTAATGTATTTCTAATGTCAAATTTTAACCCTAAAACCTCGGGCATAAGAAGCAATAACCATGATAAAACATGtggtttttgttgcttcctttaCCCTCCCCTCACGAGCTGGGTCAAGACAGTACCCAATAACTGGACTCTGGATGGATAACCAGGACTGGTATGGTTAGCTATGAAATCATATTAGTGTCAAGACTCAGGATCTGAGTCAAGATTCAGGATTGAGGGTCAGATTAACCAGTGCTGTTTTACACTGCAGTACAATGGAAACAGGAGACCTAGGACGCCACCTTCTGGaaattacacacatatacacagtatgtgtgtgtgtgtgtgtgtgtctatctatctatatgtgtgGCTCTTCTAGATCTATAGATGTAGAAAATAACTGACAGCAGTATATACATATGACGACTGCAAGGAGCTCTGAAAAGAAGATTTATTCCACACCCTTGTACAAAAATGCAACAAGTCCAAAGCTGTGTCAATGATTTGGTTTTACATACGTAAAATTTAACAACTTttaaggacccccccccccccccccttaactGATTCACCCAGTTCTAGTCCTGATCCTGATTCCAAACCAGTGGCTCCATACCAACAGTGTTCAGTAACTTTCTGTACTTTTTTCCTCCAGGAGCTTGGGAAATTTCCCCCTGCTTCTTGGTACTTGTAGCTTCTTTTGGTAAAAACTCAAATTAAATTTCCGTTTTTGCAACTGATGCGCTGTACCGAGGGGTCCCTGGGTATTGTAGTTGTATCAAGAGAACATGAAATAGATGTGTCATGTGCCTGATAGTGATGTGCTGCATCACTTTGTATGGAAACTTatagagaaggaggaggaaaggaagTCACTGAACACCCAGGAGACAGAGCCAGGGACTTTTTGAGCGAGGTCGGTGCTTTCAGTCCTTGATGGTTGTTGATTATTGCATTTATCCAAAATTTGAGTTGGGCCCCCGTGCATTTGCTGTCCTCTCCATCCAAGCCATTAGAGTGTTCTCTTGCTGTTATTAGCCCATGAGGTATCCtctgaaaagacaaaatattaaTTTGTAACACACTGAAGCAACAAATGTCAGTTCAGAGTAGTAGAATTACAGACATCGTTaaacattaaagtgctcatatgatgcttttccctttcctttatagTATTAAATATATCTTTTGTCCACGTTGTAGGTTTACATAGTGAAAAAAgccaaagccccccccccccccccccccaaagggacataccatctccaacagaaaacaatgtTCACAACCttctccaaacagctctactgtagtccagccttacTTCAGGACGAACGTGCATCACATTGTACACACGATATGGTTATAATACACGTTATGTCAGGGCCCTCACACTCTGCTCCGACGGCTAGGAGTCTTAACTAGGTACGTCAGGGCCTCacactctgctctgactggctgtgtccttacctaggtactgtcaggcctcaTCTCTGCTCctgatggctagtagtcttacctaggtactgtcagggccctcatacttgctcctgactggctgtagtccttacctaggtactgtcagggccctcatactctgctcatgactggctagtagtcctacctaggtactgtcagggccctcatctCTGGTtgacggctagtagtccttacctaggtactgtcaggacctcatactcgcttctgactggctagtacttacctaggtactgtcaggacctcatactctgctcctgactggctagtagtccttacctaggtactgtcaggaccaaCTCTGCTTCtggactggctagtagtccttacctaggtactgtcaggacctcatactctgctcctgatggCTAGCAGTCctacctagctactgtcagggcacgcctcatactctgcttctgactggtagtagtccttacctaggtactgcgagGACTCATACTGCTTTGatggtagtagtccttacctaggtactgtcaggacctcatactctgctcctatGGCTagcagtccttacctagctactgtcagggcccctcatactctgcttctgactggctagtagtcttacctaggtactgtcaggcccatatactctgctcctgactggctagtagtcttaccaggtactgtcaggaccctcatacttgCTTCTtgacggctagtagtccttacctaggtactgtcaggacctcatactctgcctgactggctagtagtccttacctaggtactgtcaggacctcatactctgcttctgactggctagtagtccttactaggtgCTGCACATGTACtacccaacaaagatggaacagaagtgagacgtcaagctcaacacacagggtgaaaagaggagctgcagcaatgtgcagtacaacaaaaatgttttttgaaaatgaagccatttaaacctattctgatataacctctaaatacaattatgaacctgacaatGGGCATGATATGAGCACTTTGAGTCCATCTGACTTTGTAAGACAGACAGAATGTTTGTCCATGAGAAACGAGCTCAGACTTACGGCAGCTTCATGCGCATGAACACCCTGGCCATGAAGAAGCTGAGCAGAACGCTGACAAACCCGATGAAGAGCAACAGGAAGCGGTTGAGTTTGGGAATGTTTGGTGCATTGGAGCGGTCCAGGATTATGAAGCCAAGGCCCCCCATTGTGAAGAGGAAGCTGGAAGCCAGTCCCTCCATGATGTACTGCCCATTTactctgggaaaaaaaaacaaaaaaaaaaccatttgtTTACATTAGCTGTGCAGTATTTTGTGTGGCGTCACATATGACGTTTGGAGGGACCCACCTGTATGCCAAGAAGGCCACTGGCCGCTGGTGTCCATGCTCATCAGTCATCGAGCCTACACTGGGGGGCTCCACAATAACATCATAGATGATACCTGGAATGTAAAAATCAGAACATAGTAACAACGTGAAAAGTCAGGGCAGCGTCGATGCCGAACAGAACTCATCTAACACAGGCAATGacactttttaacacgtcacactgggggggggggggggggtggggggagagaagagagagagagagagagagagagagagagagagatgaggagagagagagagagagagaggagagagaggagagaggagagagcggagagagagagaggatagatagatagatagatagctagatagtgATAGCATAGATatggagagagatagatagatagatagatagatagatagatagatcgatagatagatatggagatagatagatatggagatagatagatatggagatagatatagatagggatagatagatagatagatagaagtagatagatagatagtagatagatagatagatagatagatagatatggagtaGATAGAtagggatagatagataggagatagatagatagatagatagatatgagatagatatggagatagatatggagatagatagatagtatggagatagatatggagatagatatagagataagatatggagatagatagcTGATaggataggatagatagatagtatggAGATAGATATGGGAGATCGATATGGAGATAgaatggagatagatagatagatagatagagatatggatagatatggagatagatatggagatGATAgtagatatggagatagatatGGATGAAGTAGTAGATAGATATGgagtagtagatagatagatagtctgaagatgatgatagatatggagatagtATGGAGATAGATAGTAGTAGATATGGAGATTAGATAGAGGGATAGATagaggagatagatagatagatagataggagtAGATGGAGATAGAGAGATAGGAGATAGATATGAGATAGATGTAGATATGAGAGATAGATtaggagatagatagagatggagatagatagatagatagatagatagatagatagatatgagaTAGATATGGAGAGAGTATggagatagatatggagatagtatgatagatagataggagatAGATATgggatagtagatagatagatatggagatagatagatgatagatagatatgggagatagatagatagatagataggagatagatatggagatagatatagagtagatggagatagatagagtgatagatatggagataagataggagatagatagatagatagatatggagatagtatgatagatagatagatatggagatagatagatagatagatagatagatatggagatagatatGGGGAGATAGATGGAGATAGATatgagatagatatagatatgaGATagtagatagagatagatagataatagggagatagatagatagagatagatagagggaGGATAGATAGAAGGAGATGATAGATATGGAATAGATATGGGAGATGATaatggagagatagatagatagatatggagatagatGGAGTAGATATGGAGATATATGAGATAGTAtggagtagatagatagatatggagatagatatggagatagatagatagatagatagatgtttattgatccaagaaaaatgggaaatttcggtgttgcagcagcaaaatcagtcacaaagcacagaacataaatataaatgaaatagtgggaaaaatatacatacttACAATTCACATTAAATAAGAatgtgaataaagtaaaaaagaacaaatatttgaatatgtataatatgaataatatgtataatatgaATACGTAAATCAATAATGTGCAactagatgagacttttggaccccacactactgcactaagtgcaacctgcaNNNNNNNNNNatttacattttagcatattatttaagcagatgcacatttttgttcccccatcctgtacatattcaaatatttgttcttttattgtgttCATATTATTACttcatgtatatttttcctactatttcatttatattaatattctgAGCTTTgcgactgattttgctgctgtaacgccggaatttcccatttttcttgggatcgaTAAACATCTATCTAGCTATCATTAACGTTACTAACCAGTGTTGCCACGTCCGCTTATTAtcagcgactttgggcttgtttttttgtgaagtcgcttacaaatattggtagtcgcgggttgcggtttttttgggcttgtcactaaagtgtagttgcttatttgggcttgttcctcgatcccgcccctttccccataaacactatagacagcagcgttatgTCCCGCCCAcctcctgcttctaattggctctgacccagatggaaacgagtaccagccaatcagaggccgagcagggcagtctgttgttttctggttgggaaaatgcgcgagtagcgactaatggtgagtggactgtaggagagGTTTTGGAAGAgtaaatgcccgggataaagtgggagaaatacgggaagaagtctaacaaagactgggagaaagagaaaggaggaaaagagtg
It encodes:
- the ostc gene encoding oligosaccharyltransferase complex subunit ostc — encoded protein: METLYSMPFAVLECPNVKLKKPSWLHMPSAMTVYAVVIVSYFLITGGIIYDVIVEPPSVGSMTDEHGHQRPVAFLAYRVNGQYIMEGLASSFLFTMGGLGFIILDRSNAPNIPKLNRFLLLFIGFVSVLLSFFMARVFMRMKLPGYLMG